DNA sequence from the Teretinema zuelzerae genome:
TGATAGCCTTTCTGCAGGGGTCTTTGGTTCTTTCAAACAGATCGTCCGTCATCTGCTCGAATTTCGAGCGGGACAGAGTTTTCTGGAGGTGCTTGGGGCCGGTCGCATCCGCGGTAATGAAGGGAAGATTGATTTCCGTGCTCGCTACTGCGGAAAGTTCGATCTTGGCCTTTTCCGCGGCTTCGCGAAGGCGCTGCAGGGCCATGCGGTCCTGGGACAGGTCGATGCCGGTATCTGCCTTGAATTCGTCTACGAGCCAGTTCATAACCTTGCGGTCCCAGTCGTCTCCGCCGAGGTGGGTGTCGCCGTTCGTCGATTTTACTTCGAAAACGCCGTCGCCGAGCTCAAGTATCGAAATATCGAAGGTTCCGCCGCCGAGGTCGTATACGGCGATGGTTTTTTCTTTCTTGGAATCCTTATTGAAACCGAAAGCGAGAGACGCCGCGGTCGGCTCGTTGATAATGCGCTTTACCTCGAGGCCGGCGATCTTGCCGGCGTCCTTGGTTGCCTGTCGCTGGGCGTCGTTGAAATACGCGGGTACAGTGATGACGGCTTCAGTGACTTCCTCTCCGAGGTAGTCCTCAGCGGTTTTCTTCATTTTCTGAAGTATGAAGGCGCTGATTTCCTGGGGAGAATAGAGTTTTCCGTCTACATCCACGCGGATATCGTCGCCGTTCGGCACAACCTTATACGGCACATGCTTGGCTTCTCCGGTGAGCTCGTTAAAACGGTGGCCGATAAAGCGCTTGATCGAATATATCGTTTTGTCGGGATTGGTGATCATCTGGTTTTTCGCAGGCTGGCCCACAACCCGTTCGCCCTTGGCCGTGAAACCGACTATGGAGGGAGTCGTTCGTCCGCCCTCGGCGTTTTGAATTACTACAGGCTCTCCGCCTTCCATTACGGCCACGCAGGAGTTGGTCGTTCCCAAGTCAATTCCAATAATCTTTCCCATATTAATCGTCTCCTTGTATTTCCACTCTAAAAAAATTCATCAGTTTTCCGCAGGCGCCGGCATCTTGACTATCACCTTGGCGAGGCGAACCACTTTATCTTTCAGCTTGTAGCCTTTCACATACTCTTCCTGAACAACCGGCTCGGTTGCTTCGGGAGATTGAACGGTTCCGATCGCCTCGTGGATATTGGGGTCGAAGGCAGTGCCGACGGAAGGGTAATACGCCAATCCGTATTTCGACTCCAGTTTTCCCGCCAGCTGGGTTCTGATCATCCCCACCCCGTCGGCGAAAGAGGCCGCGGGGGTTCCGGGTTCGTGGGAACCGGCAGCGTCTATCGCGCGGTCGAAGTTATCCAGAGTTTCAATCAGATCCAGCAGGAGGTTCGTATTCGCGTAATCGATGGCTTCCTGCTTTTCGCGGATCATCCGCTTGCGGTAATTGTCGAAATCCGCCGCCTTTCGCAGATACTGATCCTGAAGATCGCTGTTGAGCTTCTGCAGCTCGGCGATTCTCGCTTCGGAGTCGGGAACCTGTCCCGCGGAAGGGGTCTCTTCGGAGGCGCTTTCCGTGGAAGGCCCGGCGCTTTCTGCCGCAGGAGGCGCCGCGTCGGCCTTGACAGCATCCGTTTTCTCTTCGGCCCTGGTTTGTTCGACGGGCCTGGTCGGCTCAAAATCATGTTCAGAAGTCTTCTTCATCTCGTTCCTCGAAAAAAAGATACTAATTCAGCCTGCGGGGGGTCAACTGAAACCGTTCATTTTTTGAACTGTTGGGGGAAAATACCGTGAATCAGATTCCAGGCGACGGTGCCCTGCTGAGGATGGGCCGGCAGATCGTTCCAGGGAAACCAGCGGGCTTCGCTTATCTCGGCGGGATCGACCCGGATTTCTCCTGAATCCCACTCCGCATGAAATGCGACCATGTGCTGATCCGGATAGGGCCAGCTCTGGCTTCCCGCGTATCGAGCGTTGCGTATCCGCACCCCGGTTTCTTCGTATACTTCTCGAGCGACGCATTCCTCCAGAGTTTCTCCGTGCTCCAGAAATCCGGCGAGGCAGGCCCACACGTCCTGATTCCGGTTCGCGTGCCGCGCGAGAAGTACATCGTTGCCCTTGTGCACCAGAACGATTATCGCCGGCGATATGCGCGGGAAATAAACGGAGGAACAGGACTCGCAGCGAAGAGCGATTTCGGATGGGTGAGCAGACAGCGGAGTTCCGCATCTGGAACAAAAACGGGTGGAATGATGCCAGTTGAGCAAACCCAGAGCCCGGGAGGCGGGAGACACGAGAGCCCGGCAGGCGGGATCGTCCGAAGCGAGCACAGCTCTGAGCCGCATCCAGACGCCGTCTTCGTCGGCTTGATGCGGCGGTCCTGATACCGATGAGGAGACAACCGCGGACTTGGGCTGCGTTTCCTGCAAGAGAACAGCCCGCGCGGGACGGCCGGCCAAAACCATATCGAGAGAATCGATAACGCTATCCCTGAATTTTGCGGGAATTTCCGCAGGCACCGTGTTATTATGTGTGAGAAAGATTTCTGACGAGCGGAAAATATACTGATCGATTGGTTCCATGAATTTGATGATCCTGGCGTCAGTATATAGAAAAAAACGCAGGGATAACAAGGAGGAGAGATGATGAAACGGTTAATAGCATGTTGTCTGATCATGGCGGCGGCGCTCGGCGCGGTCTCGGCGGCGGACAAGGTAGAAGGATTCTGGAAAAGCGTCGACGAAGAAGGAAAGGTCACTGCGGCATGGCGGATTTATGAAAAGGGCGGAAAGCTCTTCGGCGAAATAATCTCCGTTCCGAATCAGGATCCGAAAGAGATCGCGACCGCATGCACGGGAACCTACAAAAACTTCCCGGTTCCCGGCGACGTGAGCAAAATGACGGTGAGAAATACGCCGTTTATTTTCAATCTGGCCAAAAAGGGCGAGGGACAATGGGAAGGCGGCAACATCATCGATCCGAAAGACGGAAAGATGTATAAATGTAAAATCGCATTCCGCGCTAAGGACGGAAAGAAATTCACGACCGATGTTCTGGAGATGCGCGGAGAAATCGGAATGGGAATCGGCCGCAGCCAGTTCTGGGTAAGAACGACGGAAGATGAAATCGCCGCTCTGAATTGAGAAGAACTCGGGAGTTTCCGCAATTTCACCGAAAGCCGGCCTTCTTGAAGGGCCGGCTTTTTTTCTTCCGCAGAACAGACTGACGGTCGACTAACCGTGGTAAACCGCTTAAACCGCGCACAAGAGACTTGAGTACGGCTTGAAACCGCGACGGCACTTGTGATAGATTCGGTTATGAAAGTAACCATTTTTTTCGGATCAAAATCAGACACAGACACCATGAAGAAGGCCGCAGCCGTGCTCAGGGAGTTCGGCGTCGACTATTCTTCATATATCATTTCAGCGCACCGCGCGGGCGAACTCCTGGCTGAAACCGTAGCCGCGGCCGAAGCCGACGGAACGGAAGTCATCATCGCCGGCGCAGGCCTGGCCGCGCATCTTCCCGGAGTCATCGCCTCGATGACGGTTCTCCCGGTCATCGGAGTTCCCCTCGACGGGGGAAAGGTCGGCGGACTCGACGCCCTTCTATCCATTGTTCAAATGCCCAAGCAAATCCCGGTCGCAACCGTCGGACTCGACAACGCGGCGAACGCCGCGTACCTCGCCTGCGAAATTCTCGCCATTAAATATCCCGAACTCAAGGCGAAGCTCAAGGCTTTCAGGGCCGCATTAAAACAGGAAATAGCCGCTGAAGGCGGTAAGGGAGTATCAATATGAACAAGAACGCGCAGAAACTGATTTCGGGGCTCGTGAAGGGCGAACAGCTGTACGAAGGCAAGGCGAAAAAAATCTTTGCAACGAACAATCCGGACCTCGTCATAATTGATTACAAGGACGACGCGACCGCCTTCAACGGAGAGAAAAAAGGACAGATCGAGTCGAAGGGAGTGCTGAACAACAGCATCGCGACCGGCCTTTTCGAGCTCCTCGAGAAAAAAGGCATCAAAACCCATTTCGTCGCAAAGCTTTCCGACCGCGAAATGCTCTGCCGCAAAGTATCGATCGTTCCCCTGGAAGTGATCACCCGCAACGTCGCCGCCGGCAGCTTTTCCAAACGCCTGGCAGTCGCCGAGGGAACAGCGCTCAAAACAACGGTATTCGAGATTTCCTATAAGGACGACGCTCTGGGCGACCCGCTCATCAACGACTACCACGCGGTAGCTATCGGCGCCGCGACCTGGAAAGAGCTTAAAACCATCTATAAGATGACGGACAAGATCAACCAAATCCTTTCGGCTTTTTTCTGGGACCGCGGAATCAAGCTCATCGACTTCAAGCTCGAATTCGGCAAAACCGCAGACGGCGCAATTCTGCTCGCGGATGAAATTTCGCCGGACACCTGCCGTTTCTGGGATGCCAAAACCAATGAAAAACTCGACAAGGACAGATTCCGCAGAGATCTCGGAAACGTCCAGGAAGCGTACGTAGAAATTTTCAATAGAATATCCAAATGAACCAATCCGGAGCGACCATGGAAACGATTTACGCTGAGGAAGAAGAAGGAAAGTTGAAGGATCACTGCGGCGTCATCGGAGTGTATCTTTCAAACCATGATCAAAACGCGTCGCGAATGGCGTACTACGGACTCCAGTCCCTGCAGCACCGGGGGCAGGAAAGCACCGGCCTCGCGGTGGCGGACGGCGAGAAAGTGGAGCACTTCCGCGCGATGGGACTTGTCGCGGACGTCTACAGCCGGGAGAAGCTTGCGGAATTATCGGGGCACATAGCCATCGGCCATGTACTGTATTCCACCTCCGGCAAGGCGACCATCGAAAACGCCCAGCCCTTCGTCTCGAAAGCCAAACTCGGAACCATCGCGGTCGCTCACAACGGAAGCCTCGTTAACACGGAGCCCATGAAGGAATTCCTTGAGGAGACTGGGTCGACCTTCACATCCTCGAGCGATTCTGAAGTGATCATCAAGCTTATCGCGAAGAACTATAAAAAAGGTCTTGAAAAAGCCCTCACCGATACGATCCAGCTGATAAAAGGGTCCTTCGCCCTCTGCGTGATGACGGAAAAAACCCTGATCGGAGCCCGCGATCCCAACGGCATCAGGCCGCTCTGCCTGGGCCAGCTCCAGAACGGCTGGGTGCTCGCGAGCGAATCCTGCGCGATTGACGCGATGGGCGGAGAGCTCGTCCGGGACATCGCGCCGGGAGAAATCGTCATCATCAACGACGACGGAGTTCTGTCCTTCAACTTCGGAGAGAAAACCTCGAAAAAAACGTGCATCTTCGAGTACGTCTATTTTGCCCGCCCCGATTCCATCATGGACGGAATCGGAGTGCAGGAAGCCCGCATAAAGATGGGGGAAGTCCTGGCCCGCGAATCGGGCGTCGCAGCGGACGTGGTCATCGGCGTGCCTGATTCCGGAATCGGTTCGGCGATGGGTTTTTCGAAGGCTTCGGGAATTCCCTTCGCGATGGGAATTGTTAAAAACAAATATATCGGAAGAACCTTCATCGCGCCTTCGCAGGAAGAGCGGGAAGCCATGGTGTTCGTCAAGCTGAACGCGCTGAAAAGCGATCTGTTCGGAAAACGCGTGGTCATCATCGACGATTCGATCGTGCGGGGAACCACCAGCAGAAGGCTCATACAGATTCTGCGGAAGGCGGGAGCGAAGGAAGTGCATTTCCGCATATCGAGCCCTCCGGTCAAATTTCCCTGCTATTTCGGAATCGACACGCCCGCCCGCGCGGAGCTTATCTCCGCGACCCATGAAATAGAAGAAATCCGCCAGGCGATCGGCGCGGATTCCCTCGCGTTCATTTCCATGGAAGGCATGATCGAAGCGCTCCAGTCCTGCGAATACGAGGACGACAAGGAAAGCGTCAGGACGAACACGAAGGCCGCAACGCACCGGGACGGATTTTCGCCGAACGGAGCAAGCAACTGCGGCTATTGCCAGGGATGCTTTCTCGGAGAATATCCGATGCCGATGATCGGCGAAATCGGAAAGCGCTAAACAGATACGACACAAGGAGCAGACGATGATAGATTACCGCCAGTCCGGCGTCGACGTGGAAGAAGGATACAAGGCAGTCGACAACTATAAAACCAGCGCCAAGCGCACGATGATTCCGGGAGTATTGAACGGGCTCGGCAGCTTTGCCGGCATGTTCCAGCTTCCCCCGGGATACAAGGAGCCGGTCATCGTTTCCGGAACCGACGGCGTCGGCACGAAGCTGGACATCGCCTTCGCCATGAAAAAATACGACACGGTAGGAATCGACTGCGTCGCGATGTGCGTAAACGACATCCTCTGCCACGGCGCGAAGCCGCTGTTCTTCCTTGACTACCTCGCCTGCGGAAAACTCGACGCGGAAGTCGCGGGAACACTGGTCAAAGGCGTCGCCGAAGGCTGTCTGCAGTCGAACGCGGCCCTGATGGGCGGAGAAACCGCGGAAATGCCCGGCTTCTACGACGCGGGGAAATACGATATCGCCGGATTCGCTGTCGGAGTCGCCGAAAAAGCCGACATAATCGACGGATCGAAAATACGGGAAGGCGACGTTCTCGTCGGGCTCGCCTCCTCCGGCGTCCACTCCAACGGATTCTCCCTGGTAAGAAAACTGGTCACCGATTATTACGAGCCCTTCGGCGGAAAGCCGATCGGCGAAACGCTTCTCGAACCGACCCGCATCTACGTCAAACCGATACTCGCCCTCCTTGAACAGGTAGACGTTCACGGAATGGTGCATATCACCGGCGGCGGTTTTTACGAAAACATTCCGCGCATGTACACGCACGGAGGAGTGCACGGAGAAAAGAACGAAGCCCGCCTGGTGTCGATTCTAAAATCCGGCAGCTGGCCGGTTCCGCCGATTTTCGCCGAGCTTGTAAGAAGGGGCGCAAATCCCGACAGAATGTACAATACCTATAACATGGGCATCGGCTACATCTGCGCGGTCTCGAAGGAAGACGCGGCGAAGACGATCGATTTCCTGAACGGCCAGGGCTTCCCCGCCTACGAAATAGGACGGGTGGGAACCGGCTCGACAGACGTCCTCTTTGAATAAGCCCATGAAAATAGCAGTACTCGTTTCAGGCGGAGGCACGAACCTTCAGGCGCTGATCGACAATACCGGAAAAACATCCCCTGAAGAAGCCTACGAGATCGCATACGTCGGGGCGGACCGCGACTGCTTCGCGCTCGAACGGGCGCGAAAAGAGAGAATCCCCTGCGGAATCGAGTCCGCTCCGGCCGGAACGCCGAGGGCGGAGGCGCGCCGATTCGTATCGGACCGGATGCTGGATAAAGCGAAAGAAGCCGGGGCAGACGCGATCGTCCTCGCGGGATTTTTGACGATACTCTCCGGAAACATTGTCGACGAGTACTCCGAACGCATACTGAACCTCCACCCCGCCCTGCTGCCAAAGTTCGGCGGCCCGGGCATGTGGGGGCATCATGTCCATGAAGCGGTTCTCGCCGCGGGAGAACTTGAATCCGGATGCACCGTGCATCTGGTGGATTCCGGCTGCGATACCGGGCCCATCCTGCTTCAGAAAAAAGTGCCGGTTCTGCCCGGCGACACCGCGGAGACCCTGGCGAAAAGAATAGCGTCTCACGAACACGAAGCTATTCTCGAAGGCGTCAAGCTGCTCGCGAAACGAGTGAACACGGAGAAGGCCCGCGCGCGCTGACGATCAAGCTTGCACATCGATTGCCGGTGTGCTATTGTTTACATGCAAATCTAAATTCGAGGAGGCAGTATCCCATGGATACGGACCCTGGTAGTCGTAGCTACGAATATCAATCAAACACCGACAAGCCTCCCCGGAGAATCACCCTGCTCTGATTTCAGACGTCGCGCTCTCCCCGGTCAGGCCATAAACCCGAGACAGGGAGAGAACCCGCATGATAACCCTTTGGAAACAGGAAAACCGCAAACTGGTCGAGACGGATAACCGCGAAGGCCGCATCTGGGTCGACGCGCGCAACGTCACCAGAGAAGACATCCGCACGCTCGAAGCGGATTACGGCATCGATACGGAAATCATCATGGACATCCTCGACCAGGACGAGCTTTCCCGCATCGACCGCGAGGACGACTACACCCTCATGATCGTCCGCCTCCCCATATTCATCTCCGCGAACGAGGTGAGCTACTTCACCATCCCCCTCGGAATCCTGCTGTTTCCCGAAATGATCGTGACCATCTGCTGGGCCGACTGCGAGGTGCTCAACGATCTGACGAACAACCGGGTGCGCGGACTTTCGCTCGGCGATTTGCCTGCCTTCGTCGTCCGCGTGCTGACGAGAGCCGACCTCATATTCTTGCGCTACCTGAAGGAAATCAACCGACGCTCGAATTCAATCGAACTGGAGCTTCAGAAATCGGTGCGGAACAACGAACTGATTCAGCTTCTCAATCTTGAAAAATCGCTTACCTACTTTACGACGAGCCTGAAAAGCAACCAGCTGCTTTTTGAAAAACTGATGAAGACTCGCCTCATCCAGCTGGACGAGGAAGACCGGGACTGGCTCGAAGACGTCGCAATAGACAACCGCCAGGCCATCGAAATGGCCGACATCTACAGCAACATCCTTTCCGGAATGATGGACGCGTTCGCTTCCGTCATCTCGAACAATCTTTCGATAGTAATGAAGCGGCTCACCGTCATCAACCTGGTGCTCATGATCCCGACGATGATCACCAGCTTCTTCGGCATGAACGTACGGCTGCCCTTCTCTGATATGGACATGTTGATATCGGTTCCCGCGATATTGGGAATCTGCCTGCTGTCGTCGTTTTTGGCCATGTTCCTGCTCAGGGATAAAAAACCCAGGCGCAAGGACGCCGACGCCGCTGAACGAAAACGGCTGAGGCGTAAAAACCGCGCCGTCCAGGTATAAATCCGCTTTTTAGTTTCTTGAAAAGCATTTCACAACCTGAAGCTGCGTTGAAGAATTGCCATTTTTCTGCTATATTCTGTCATCCATTACCATTTGATGAAGGGGTCGCAGATGAAAAAGCGCGCACTGATCAGCGTATTCTATAAGGACGGAGTGCTCGAGCTGGCACAGTATCTTGCCTCGAAAGGATGGGAGATACTTTCCACCGGCGGAACGAAAAAGCATTTAGCCGACGCAGGAGTTCCCGTCACGGACGTAAGCGCCGTCACCGGATTTCCCGAATGTCTCGACGGGCGGGTAAAAACCCTCCACCCCAAGATACACGCAGGCATTCTCGGAATACGCAACAACCCCGAACACGCGAAAACAATGGAGGACCTCGGAGTAGATCCCATCGATCTGGTGTGCGTCAACCTCTATCCTTTTTTTGAAAAAGTACAGGCGGGCCTTTCGTTTGAAGAAACGGTCGAATTCATAGACATCGGCGGACCGACGATGCTCCGTTCAGCCGCGAAAAATCACGACGACGTTCTGGTGCTCACCGAAGCGGCCGACTATGCCGAAGTCATGGCAGAACTCGACGCGGCCGGACAGGATACGCAGAAGGTTTCGAGAGACCTCAAGCGCCGGCTCGCCGGAAAGGTATTCAACCTGACGAGCGCATACGACGCGGCGGTTGCCCGCTTTATGCTGGGCGAAGCCGCAGCTCCAGCATCCGGAAAATCGCCGTTATGGCCCGAATACTTCACCGTTCCGTACAAGAAAGCCCAGTCTCTACGCTACGGCGAAAACGGCCATCAACAGGCGGCGCTCTACCTCAACGCAGATTCAGTCGGGGCCTTCGGCGGAATGAAGCAGCTCCAGGGTAAAGAACTTTCCTACAACAACATGAGAGATCTCGACATCGCGTGGAAGGCGGCCTGCGCCTACGGCGAGTTCATGAAATCCCTGCCCGAAGCATTCCCCGCCGCTCCCGAAACGAAGGCTCCGGTGATCTGCGTTGCGCTCAAGCACAATACGCCCTGCGGAGCGGCTCTCGGAAAAACCGTTCTCGAAGCATATCAGCGAACCTTCCTGGTCGACCCGGTGTCGATCTTCGGAGGAATAGTCGGATGCAACACGATCATCGACGCAACGGCGGCCTCGGAAATGATTAAAACCTTCCTTGAAGTCGTCGTAGCGCCCGGGTTTACCGCCGAAGCCCTCGAGATATTCTCCGCGAAAAAGAATCTCCGCCTCGTGCAGGCCGAAACAAAGCCGAACGCCATTACCGAAACGCTCAGCGTGGACGGGGGCATCCTGGTACAGGAACGCGACAACACCCTTTTTTCAGACTGGAAGGTGGTTACCGAAAAAGCTCCCACCGCCGAACAGGCCGCCGACATGGCATTCGGAATGACTATGGCGCTTTTCGTCAAGTCGAACGCGATAGTCGTGGTAAAAGACAGGGTCGCGGTCGGGCTCGCCGGCGGCCAGGTGAACCGCATATGGCCGACCGAGCAATCCCTTGCCCGGGCTAAAATCCTGACGGACGCGGGCCTCCCCTGCCTCGACGGAAAAACATCCACCGGAGGCGCAGAGGTTATGATCTCTGACGCCTTCTTCCCCTTTGCCGATTGCGTCGAAATGGCCGCGAAGTACGGAATCAAGGCGATCGTCCAGCCGGGAGGCTCCATGCGCGACCAGGAATCCATAGACGCGGCGAACCGCCTGGGGATCGCGATGGTATTCACCGGAACGCGCCACTTCAAGCACTGATCCGGATGAAACCGCAGCCGGCTTAAAAAACAAAGCCCCGTGGTCTGTTCGAACTGGAATGAACCGACCGCGGGGCTTTTTTTGTGACTTTATCACCGCGACGCCGCGCAGACTGCAGTATATTGAGTGCTATGAAAACACGAACCAGACATATAGCGAATTCGATTGCATTGGCCTTTTTCGCCCTTATTCCCCTTGCGTCCTGCGGGGCCGCCGGCAAAACGGAAAAACCGGCAAGCCCGAAGGAAAGCCCTGTTTCAGGGGCGCAAGAGACCAACGCTGCAACGGCAAAGCCGGCTGCTGATAGTCCGCTTCCGGCCGCAAATCCTTCCGAAGGCGGAGCGGAAAAAAAGCTTTCCGCGCTCGGTTTCCATGTTTTCCCCGAGCCGCCGGCTCTTCCGCCCTTCACGGTTCAGGCCCTGGACGGCCGGGAACTTTCATCTGAAAGCCTCAAGGGAAAAGCGACGTTATTGAATTTCTGGGCGACCTGGTGTCCGCCCTGCAAGAGGGAAATGCCTTCGATTCAAAGACTGCACGACGCCATGGAGGGCGAGGATTTTCAGATAACCGCTATAAGCGTGGGCGAGAAGAAAGACACGGTAACGGCGTTTCTGAAAAGCAATCCCTATACATTCCCGATCTATCTCGACGAAAGCGGACAGCTGGGAGCTTCTTTCGCCTCCCAGGGAATACCGACAACCTATGTTTTGAACAAACAGGGGCTCGTTGTCGCAGGAATTGTCGGATCGCGCGATTACGACGATCCTGAGCTGATAGCCGTTCTCAAGGAGCTTGCGAAATGAACATAGCGGCGGCCGGACCGGCTGTTCCCGGCGTTTTCGCGGCGCTCGGCGCGGGGCTCCTGTCGTTTTTGAGCCCCTGCGTTCTGCCGTTGATACCGGTGTATCTTTCCTTTATTTCCGGAGAGTCCATAGAAATACTCAAAACCGGCACGCGGAAAAAGGGAGCCCTCATCATCAGGACCCTGTTGTTCATCGCCGGATTCACCCTGGTGTTCACGGCTTTGGGCTTGATTTTCGGCGGGGGAATGCGCTTTTTGGGCTCCTCCGCCGGAGTGATAATCAACCGCGTTGCGGGCGTACTGGTGATCGCGATGGCATTGCATCTCGTATTCGACTTCATCCCATTCCTGCGCACGGAAAAGCGGATAAGCGAACCCGGAGCCTTCGGCGGACAAGGCGGAGGAGCAGGCGTATTCAGGCCGCTGCTCATGGGAATGGCCTTTGCCGCCGGATGGACGCCCTGCATCGGCCCGATGCTTTCTTCGATTCTCATGTATGCCGGCGGTTCCGGAAATATCGCGCATGCGGGAATTCTGCTCGGCGCCTATTCGGCAGGGCTCGGAATCCCGTTTCTGCTGACCGGCGTTTTTTTCGAAAGAATGACGCCGCTGCTCGGCTGGATGAAAAAGCATTTCGCGACGATCAAGATCCTGTCCGCAGTACTGCTCGCGTCCTTCGGAATAGTCATGCTCGCCGGCGGGCTTTCAGGAATCACCGTTTTCTTTATCAAAAT
Encoded proteins:
- a CDS encoding TlpA family protein disulfide reductase, with the translated sequence MKTRTRHIANSIALAFFALIPLASCGAAGKTEKPASPKESPVSGAQETNAATAKPAADSPLPAANPSEGGAEKKLSALGFHVFPEPPALPPFTVQALDGRELSSESLKGKATLLNFWATWCPPCKREMPSIQRLHDAMEGEDFQITAISVGEKKDTVTAFLKSNPYTFPIYLDESGQLGASFASQGIPTTYVLNKQGLVVAGIVGSRDYDDPELIAVLKELAK
- a CDS encoding cytochrome c biogenesis protein CcdA encodes the protein MNIAAAGPAVPGVFAALGAGLLSFLSPCVLPLIPVYLSFISGESIEILKTGTRKKGALIIRTLLFIAGFTLVFTALGLIFGGGMRFLGSSAGVIINRVAGVLVIAMALHLVFDFIPFLRTEKRISEPGAFGGQGGGAGVFRPLLMGMAFAAGWTPCIGPMLSSILMYAGGSGNIAHAGILLGAYSAGLGIPFLLTGVFFERMTPLLGWMKKHFATIKILSAVLLASFGIVMLAGGLSGITVFFIKIGYALQEYSESGSGVLRPIASFLAGWFLFQGI